In one window of Niallia sp. Man26 DNA:
- a CDS encoding ABC transporter permease — MNFLKRAFLSVKARKGKSLLQIFVFSVICVLVLAGLSIQTAAKKSSDLARKQLGADVTLQVDMEKLREQMQSQSSEDGERVRFQSTPIEVKAAEELTTYNQIKGYNFYSSTTGLASSFDPIENSTSTETEEETETGEGVVRMGGGMQGDVSLQGVTFTDSYTDFMDSTSEIIDGEHLTDEDVGKNVAVIEQTLAEENDLQVGDTLTVTNPQDDSISIELEIKGIYATTSTGSDQAMDFTAMIPYNKIYVPYTAASDLKGADYEGTIDNAVYYIDDPADMEAFVAQAKSESSIDFDSFKLDANDDLYQQMVGPIENVASFSKNIVYLVSIAGAIILGLIVMMSIRERKYEMGVLLALGEQRWKLAGQFIVEILLVAVLSLGIATVSGNAVAGKVSDQLLSQEIASSETSTTPESFRGGGGFGKVMTSTAASTAGVETIDELDVSATGQDLGLLAMIGALIAVISALLPSLSVLRLQPKTILSKQD; from the coding sequence ATGAATTTTTTAAAACGAGCATTTTTAAGTGTTAAAGCTAGAAAGGGGAAAAGCCTGCTGCAGATTTTTGTATTTTCGGTTATTTGTGTACTCGTACTGGCAGGTTTATCTATTCAAACGGCGGCAAAAAAATCAAGTGATCTCGCGAGAAAGCAGCTCGGTGCCGATGTAACTTTACAGGTGGACATGGAGAAATTGCGTGAGCAGATGCAGTCACAATCTTCTGAGGATGGTGAACGAGTTAGATTCCAGTCTACGCCAATTGAAGTCAAAGCAGCAGAAGAACTAACAACATATAACCAAATTAAAGGCTATAATTTCTATTCATCAACTACTGGTTTAGCTTCTAGCTTTGATCCGATTGAAAATAGTACAAGTACTGAAACGGAGGAAGAAACAGAAACAGGAGAAGGTGTTGTCAGAATGGGCGGCGGTATGCAGGGAGATGTCAGTCTGCAAGGTGTAACCTTTACTGATTCCTATACTGATTTTATGGACAGCACGTCTGAAATTATAGATGGAGAGCATCTTACAGATGAAGATGTCGGCAAAAATGTAGCCGTAATCGAGCAGACTCTTGCGGAAGAAAATGATCTGCAGGTCGGTGATACGCTAACTGTCACAAACCCGCAAGATGATTCCATTTCTATTGAGCTAGAAATCAAAGGTATTTACGCTACCACTTCCACTGGCTCTGACCAAGCAATGGACTTTACTGCCATGATTCCTTATAACAAAATTTATGTTCCATATACAGCTGCATCTGACCTGAAAGGCGCGGATTATGAAGGTACGATTGATAATGCTGTTTATTATATTGATGATCCAGCTGACATGGAAGCATTCGTTGCTCAAGCTAAATCGGAAAGCAGCATTGATTTTGATTCATTCAAACTGGATGCAAACGATGACCTTTATCAACAAATGGTAGGTCCAATTGAAAATGTTGCAAGTTTCTCGAAAAATATTGTTTATCTAGTTTCCATTGCCGGCGCCATCATCTTAGGGTTGATTGTAATGATGTCCATTAGGGAGAGAAAATACGAAATGGGTGTGCTGCTTGCACTAGGTGAACAGCGCTGGAAGCTAGCAGGTCAATTTATCGTCGAAATTCTTTTAGTGGCCGTTCTGTCACTTGGCATTGCAACAGTAAGCGGGAATGCCGTTGCTGGCAAAGTTAGTGATCAACTGCTGAGCCAAGAAATTGCTTCAAGTGAGACAAGTACCACACCAGAATCCTTCAGAGGCGGCGGCGGTTTCGGCAAAGTCATGACATCGACTGCAGCTTCAACAGCTGGCGTTGAAACGATTGATGAGCTGGATGTCAGCGCAACAGGTCAGGACCTAGGATTATTAGCGATGATTGGTGCATTAATTGCCGTTATTTCAGCCTTGCTGCCATCCTTGTCCGTACTGAGGCTGCAGCCTAAAACTATCTTAAGCAAACAGGATTAA
- a CDS encoding ABC transporter ATP-binding protein: protein MSSLLELQNISYWYKHENKKVDILKNINVAFDRGIFYTIIGPSGSGKTTFLALASALDVPKEGAVLYEGKDIKKIGLTKFRNKYVSIVFQSYNLLPYMTALQNVTTAMEITGSSHKNKKVYALEMLTKMGITAEQAGQKVLTLSGGQQQRVSIARALCCDADLIVADEPTGNLDETTAQEIVGILKDLAHNEGKCVVVVTHDQNIAQKSDVVVKLSKGSFTVTSNKEAVHI, encoded by the coding sequence ATGAGTTCATTATTAGAATTACAGAATATCAGTTACTGGTATAAACATGAAAACAAGAAAGTCGATATTTTAAAGAATATAAATGTAGCATTTGACAGAGGGATTTTCTATACGATTATTGGCCCTTCAGGCTCAGGAAAGACTACTTTCCTTGCCCTTGCAAGCGCCCTTGATGTGCCTAAGGAAGGTGCAGTTCTGTATGAAGGAAAAGACATAAAAAAAATCGGACTCACCAAGTTTCGCAATAAGTATGTCTCAATTGTTTTCCAATCGTATAATCTTTTGCCTTATATGACAGCCTTGCAAAATGTGACAACAGCTATGGAAATTACAGGATCAAGTCATAAAAACAAAAAAGTATATGCCCTAGAAATGCTTACAAAAATGGGTATTACTGCTGAACAAGCCGGTCAAAAGGTTCTAACATTAAGCGGCGGTCAGCAGCAGCGTGTCTCTATTGCCAGAGCGCTTTGCTGCGATGCAGACCTTATTGTGGCAGACGAGCCTACAGGGAATCTGGATGAAACAACCGCTCAAGAAATTGTTGGAATCCTGAAGGATCTTGCCCATAATGAAGGAAAATGTGTGGTTGTCGTCACACATGATCAGAATATTGCCCAAAAATCAGATGTTGTTGTAAAGCTGTCTAAAGGAAGCTTCACTGTAACTTCTAACAAGGAAGCAGTCCACATTTAA
- a CDS encoding GntR family transcriptional regulator, whose translation MAVKYREIADSLEKDIREGIFDASNKLPTEEELAKQFEVSRSTVRKAVTQLVNRGYIYQVQGSGMFLRKKSETDYINLGSLRGLTKDLSAKTIETKILELRVIEAEEEVANRMQCEPGTKLYYTKRIRIVNEEPFSIELSYFKKDIVPYLNKDIAIQSIYTYLIDDLRLNIGFADKVINCELMDEETAFLLNLNAGDPGLIIENTVSLTNGNIFELSKSIFHYQKAKILDRVSFK comes from the coding sequence ATGGCAGTCAAATATAGAGAGATAGCAGATTCTTTAGAAAAGGATATTAGAGAAGGCATATTTGATGCATCTAATAAGCTGCCGACTGAGGAAGAGTTGGCAAAACAATTTGAGGTAAGCAGAAGCACGGTCAGGAAAGCTGTTACCCAGCTAGTCAATCGGGGATATATTTATCAGGTGCAGGGGAGCGGCATGTTTTTAAGGAAAAAGTCGGAAACAGATTATATTAATCTAGGCAGTCTGCGGGGACTGACAAAGGATTTGTCAGCGAAAACAATCGAAACGAAAATACTGGAGCTTCGTGTTATAGAAGCAGAAGAAGAGGTTGCAAATAGGATGCAATGCGAACCTGGCACAAAATTGTATTATACAAAACGCATCCGAATAGTAAATGAAGAACCTTTCTCGATTGAACTCAGCTACTTTAAAAAAGACATCGTTCCTTATTTAAATAAGGATATTGCCATCCAATCTATCTACACCTATTTAATTGATGACTTAAGACTGAACATCGGGTTTGCCGACAAAGTTATCAATTGTGAATTAATGGATGAGGAAACCGCCTTTTTGCTTAACCTGAACGCGGGAGACCCTGGGTTAATTATAGAAAATACCGTATCGCTTACGAACGGCAATATATTTGAGTTGTCTAAATCTATCTTTCATTATCAAAAAGCAAAAATCCTGGATAGGGTTAGTTTTAAGTGA
- a CDS encoding GH1 family beta-glucosidase: MKFPHDFLFGAASASYQVEGAWNEDGKGKTNWDVFSKIPGKTFEGTNGDVAIDHYHRYKEDIKLMAEMGLESYRFSVSWARILPTGDGEVNPKGLEFYNNLIDECLKHGIVPFVTLYHWDLPITLEEDGGWTNRRTADAFVKYAEICFREFGDRVKHWITFNETVMFTGLGYLKGAHPPGVTNDEKKYFQATHYVFYAHAKAVEVYKSLKQYGEIGITHVFLPAYSVDEKPENIAAAQHANEYETFWYYDPILKGEYPAYVVKQLEEKGWTPTWTEEELNTLKSNAENNDFIGLNYYQPIRVEKIAEGSLTVEHSRESSTLAPGNPSFDGYYRTVKMDDKTYTKWGWEISPQGFLDGLHMLKGRYGDIKMYVTENGLGDEDPIIDGEIVDVPRIKYIEEHLKVVKLAISEGINLKGYYAWSVIDLLSWLNGYKKQYGFIYVDHSDNLNRKKKLSFHWYKHIIETRGEEL, translated from the coding sequence ATGAAGTTTCCACATGATTTTTTATTTGGTGCAGCATCTGCTTCTTACCAGGTGGAAGGAGCATGGAATGAAGATGGCAAAGGAAAGACAAACTGGGATGTATTCTCGAAGATACCAGGCAAGACTTTCGAGGGAACAAATGGAGACGTCGCTATTGACCATTATCACCGCTACAAAGAAGATATTAAATTAATGGCCGAAATGGGGCTAGAATCATACCGTTTCTCTGTATCATGGGCAAGAATATTGCCTACCGGGGACGGAGAGGTAAATCCTAAAGGCTTGGAATTCTATAATAATCTGATTGATGAATGTTTAAAACACGGAATTGTACCATTTGTGACACTATATCATTGGGATTTGCCAATTACTTTAGAAGAGGATGGCGGCTGGACGAACAGACGCACTGCGGATGCATTCGTTAAATATGCTGAAATCTGCTTCCGTGAATTTGGTGATCGTGTAAAGCACTGGATTACCTTCAACGAAACAGTTATGTTTACCGGATTAGGCTACTTAAAAGGTGCACATCCGCCAGGCGTTACAAATGATGAAAAGAAATACTTCCAAGCAACACACTATGTGTTTTATGCCCATGCAAAAGCAGTAGAAGTGTATAAAAGCTTAAAGCAATATGGCGAAATTGGTATTACTCACGTATTTTTACCTGCCTACAGTGTAGATGAAAAGCCAGAAAATATTGCAGCTGCTCAGCATGCGAATGAATATGAAACTTTTTGGTATTATGATCCGATTTTAAAAGGAGAATATCCTGCGTATGTCGTTAAGCAACTAGAGGAAAAAGGCTGGACTCCAACCTGGACAGAAGAAGAGCTGAACACATTGAAAAGTAATGCTGAAAACAATGACTTTATCGGCTTAAATTATTACCAGCCAATTCGTGTTGAAAAAATCGCCGAAGGTTCTCTAACAGTAGAACATTCACGGGAATCATCTACTCTTGCACCAGGAAATCCTTCCTTTGACGGATATTACCGCACAGTGAAAATGGACGATAAAACATATACAAAATGGGGCTGGGAAATCTCGCCGCAAGGCTTTCTTGATGGGCTGCATATGTTAAAAGGGCGTTATGGCGATATAAAAATGTATGTCACAGAAAATGGCCTTGGTGATGAGGATCCAATTATTGATGGGGAAATAGTGGATGTTCCAAGAATAAAATATATCGAAGAGCATTTAAAGGTTGTCAAACTTGCAATAAGCGAAGGCATTAACTTAAAAGGCTATTATGCATGGTCAGTCATTGATTTATTAAGCTGGCTAAACGGATACAAGAAGCAGTATGGCTTTATTTATGTGGACCATTCTGACAATCTGAACAGAAAGAAAAAGCTCTCGTTTCATTGGTACAAGCATATTATTGAAACGAGGGGAGAAGAGCTGTAA
- a CDS encoding catalase: MHSETVGDRGPVLEQDNILHETLENFIHEKILERPVHVKGYGAFGYFQTIYSMSEYTKLCFLQEPGQQVPVTVRFSLAVSTKGTPDTSRNVRGFSTKFYTDEGVFDLICNHIPVFSVRDAIRFPESIKAFLPSPVNNLIDPERFWSFVARAPESIHFVVRLYSDAGTVKSLRHIPGHSVSTYVWKNAQGVRRYVKYHWLPSSGIKFIDNKEAAHWNGADPDIAGKDLFSAISKGKKVEYILYVQLMNTNDEQSLPYDPLDDTKVWDEQQYPLIPVGRMILNRNPDNYMEQVEKVAFSPSNLLEGAELSDDKMLQGRSNIYWDSQRRRLGPGFRDLPINQQSEWDTSSLITSGKGRQVSGRLQRSDIKKQDDFTQAGHYFHTLPPIQQDHLVQNLANDLAGVSDETRSTVLQYLYNASSTLGGRVLKQIESNQ; encoded by the coding sequence CTGCATTCAGAAACAGTCGGAGACAGAGGCCCTGTTCTTGAGCAGGATAATATTCTTCACGAAACTTTGGAAAACTTTATCCATGAAAAAATATTGGAGAGACCTGTACATGTGAAAGGTTACGGGGCTTTCGGCTATTTTCAAACCATCTATTCTATGAGTGAATATACAAAGCTTTGCTTTTTACAGGAGCCGGGGCAACAGGTCCCTGTTACTGTTCGGTTTTCCCTTGCAGTCAGCACAAAAGGCACACCAGACACATCTCGGAATGTGCGAGGATTTTCGACCAAATTTTATACAGATGAAGGGGTTTTTGATCTAATTTGCAACCATATTCCTGTCTTCTCTGTCCGAGATGCCATCCGCTTCCCTGAATCAATAAAAGCCTTTCTTCCCTCTCCTGTAAATAATTTGATTGATCCGGAACGGTTTTGGAGCTTTGTTGCACGGGCGCCTGAATCCATCCATTTCGTAGTAAGGTTATATTCAGATGCAGGGACAGTTAAAAGTTTGCGCCATATTCCCGGCCACAGTGTAAGTACATATGTGTGGAAAAATGCCCAAGGTGTGCGCCGCTATGTGAAATATCATTGGCTTCCGTCTTCCGGGATAAAGTTTATCGATAACAAAGAGGCAGCACATTGGAACGGTGCAGATCCTGATATTGCCGGTAAGGATTTGTTTTCTGCTATATCAAAAGGTAAGAAGGTAGAATATATCCTTTATGTACAGCTGATGAATACAAACGATGAGCAAAGTCTTCCATATGACCCGCTTGATGATACGAAGGTTTGGGATGAACAGCAGTATCCCCTTATCCCCGTCGGCCGCATGATATTAAACCGCAATCCAGACAACTATATGGAACAAGTGGAGAAAGTGGCTTTTTCTCCTTCGAATTTATTAGAAGGAGCCGAATTGTCTGATGATAAAATGCTGCAGGGCCGTTCCAATATATACTGGGACTCACAGCGGCGCCGGCTCGGTCCAGGATTCCGCGATTTACCGATAAATCAACAAAGTGAATGGGATACTTCCTCTCTTATTACAAGCGGCAAAGGAAGACAGGTAAGCGGCAGGCTTCAACGGAGCGATATCAAAAAGCAAGATGATTTCACACAGGCTGGACACTATTTTCATACCCTTCCACCTATCCAGCAAGACCATCTAGTCCAAAATCTTGCAAATGATCTTGCAGGAGTTTCGGATGAAACTAGAAGCACTGTTCTGCAATATTTATATAATGCCTCATCAACATTAGGTGGAAGGGTGCTAAAGCAAATTGAAAGCAATCAATAA
- a CDS encoding MFS transporter — MAYINYGTPLFRKTSIAFFAAGFNTFAILYCVQPLMQEFSSEFKLSATMASLALSVATICLAVSMLLFGSLSEVWGRKPVMVASMLVASILCLLTAFSANYYYLLFLRALTGIVLAGVPSVAMAYLGEEMESKSLGKAMGLYISGNAVGAMGGRIISGILSEFFSWHAAIGGIGVISIAATLSFALTLQPSRNFQARKLNMNVLGRSLINHLKDPGLLCLYGLGFLLLGSNVALFNYIAYVLTSKPYSLQQGVVSWIFLLFIIGMFSSIWIGRLVDRYGRHYILIANLFLIIIGALLTLHVGFLVWKIMGLALTTFGFFGGHSIASGWVSQRAAANKAQASSLYLFLYYTGSSVGGTLGGVLWSHLGWSGIVIMVIAFTFIGIVLAAALLKITGFTKPAAKSKQLHIFK; from the coding sequence ATGGCTTACATAAATTATGGAACACCTTTATTTCGTAAAACTAGCATTGCGTTTTTTGCTGCAGGATTCAACACATTTGCCATTCTGTATTGTGTACAGCCATTAATGCAGGAATTTTCATCAGAATTTAAGTTGTCTGCTACTATGGCAAGTTTGGCTCTGTCTGTAGCAACTATTTGCTTAGCCGTAAGCATGCTCCTATTTGGATCATTATCAGAAGTATGGGGGCGAAAACCGGTTATGGTTGCCTCCATGCTGGTTGCCTCCATTTTATGTTTGCTGACTGCGTTCAGCGCCAATTATTACTATTTGCTTTTCTTACGGGCATTAACGGGAATTGTTTTGGCTGGAGTGCCTTCAGTGGCGATGGCATATCTTGGTGAGGAAATGGAATCCAAAAGTCTAGGAAAAGCGATGGGATTGTATATTAGCGGTAACGCCGTTGGTGCAATGGGAGGAAGAATTATTTCAGGTATTCTAAGTGAATTTTTCAGCTGGCATGCTGCAATCGGCGGCATAGGGGTAATAAGCATTGCTGCTACTCTTTCTTTTGCCTTAACTCTGCAGCCTTCTCGAAATTTTCAAGCGCGTAAGCTTAACATGAACGTTTTAGGCAGGTCTCTAATAAACCACTTAAAGGATCCAGGACTGCTTTGTTTATATGGTCTTGGTTTTTTATTGCTTGGAAGCAATGTAGCGCTGTTTAACTATATTGCCTATGTGCTCACAAGTAAGCCATATTCTTTGCAGCAAGGTGTAGTCAGCTGGATTTTTCTATTATTTATTATTGGCATGTTCAGTTCGATATGGATTGGCAGGCTTGTGGACCGCTACGGACGACATTATATCTTAATTGCGAATCTCTTTCTAATTATAATAGGAGCTTTGTTGACACTGCATGTGGGCTTTTTGGTCTGGAAGATAATGGGCTTAGCACTGACTACTTTTGGTTTTTTCGGTGGCCATTCGATAGCGAGTGGCTGGGTCAGCCAGAGAGCAGCTGCTAACAAAGCCCAAGCTTCTTCTTTGTATTTGTTTCTGTACTATACAGGTTCAAGCGTGGGTGGAACACTTGGCGGAGTTTTATGGTCTCACCTTGGCTGGAGCGGTATCGTTATCATGGTTATTGCGTTTACTTTTATCGGCATTGTGCTCGCAGCAGCCCTTCTCAAAATCACTGGATTCACGAAACCTGCAGCCAAGTCGAAACAGCTGCATATTTTCAAATAA
- a CDS encoding LysR family transcriptional regulator has protein sequence MEWQQFEYFRTLAQMEHVTKAAEALSITQPALSRSIARFEEEIGAPLFERQGRSIKLNKYGRLFLKHVDSMMLEFELGKREIHELLEPGRGTVSFGFLHTLSTNLIPDLIAAFRSEFPAINIALKQNPSHSLLEDMQKGELDFCLISPVEIHTPIAWSKLFSEQLFVYVPKAHNLAQSNSIRLVQLINEPFILLKKGYAMRILTEAMFKEAGIQPLIAFEGDEPDTIAGLVAAGLGISILPDMKDTSLNHLVKIPIDPPDYERIIALAWVDGRYLSPASIQFKNFIFDFFST, from the coding sequence ATGGAATGGCAACAATTTGAATACTTCCGAACCCTCGCCCAAATGGAGCATGTCACAAAAGCTGCTGAAGCACTCTCTATTACACAGCCGGCATTAAGTCGCTCCATCGCACGATTTGAAGAAGAAATAGGGGCACCGCTATTTGAACGGCAAGGCCGTTCCATCAAGCTTAACAAATACGGCAGGCTGTTCTTAAAGCACGTTGACTCCATGATGCTGGAGTTTGAACTCGGAAAAAGAGAGATACACGAATTACTTGAACCTGGCAGAGGAACTGTTTCCTTTGGCTTTCTGCACACATTAAGCACTAATTTAATTCCTGATTTAATCGCTGCTTTTCGCAGTGAGTTTCCTGCTATTAATATAGCTTTAAAGCAAAACCCTTCGCACTCCTTATTAGAAGATATGCAAAAAGGAGAACTAGATTTTTGTCTAATAAGTCCTGTTGAAATACACACTCCTATTGCATGGTCCAAGCTTTTTAGTGAGCAGCTATTCGTTTACGTACCAAAGGCACATAACCTTGCACAGTCTAACAGTATAAGATTAGTTCAGCTAATAAATGAACCATTCATCCTGCTAAAAAAGGGGTACGCTATGCGAATCTTGACAGAGGCAATGTTTAAGGAAGCGGGAATTCAACCATTAATAGCTTTTGAGGGAGATGAACCAGACACGATTGCCGGCTTAGTCGCAGCAGGACTGGGGATATCCATCCTTCCTGATATGAAAGACACCAGCCTGAATCACTTGGTGAAAATACCGATTGATCCTCCTGATTACGAACGAATTATTGCTTTAGCCTGGGTAGATGGGCGATATCTTTCCCCTGCTTCCATCCAATTTAAAAATTTTATTTTCGATTTCTTTTCAACATAA
- a CDS encoding M20 family metallopeptidase, producing the protein MGKVYNGLDVINHSVDSNKDLYVETSQAIHSRPEIGNQEFFASKTLVNLLEEAGFAVDTGVAGHETSFYAVKDSGVSGPTVAFLAEYDALPGLGHACGHNIIGTTSVAAGIALAETLSETGGRVLVLGTPAEEGGPNGSAKGSFVKHGYLKDVDVALMLHPAGKTSLTSETLAVDPLDFHFYGKAAHAAGSPEKGINALDAVIQLFTGINALRQQLTSDVRIHGIITHGGDAPNIIPEYASARFFIRAESWKKTEEVAVKVRAIADGAALATGATVKVERFQNEVKDFVINSVLDDILKTELEAVGEVVSVEKSTGKGSTDAGNISYEVPTAHGHIKIGPDDLIAHTNEFREAARSSIGNEAITKGAKALAATGYRLLKDSVLLHQVNKAFNTAKQAKN; encoded by the coding sequence ATGGGCAAAGTGTACAATGGCTTAGACGTGATTAATCATTCTGTTGACAGCAATAAGGATCTTTATGTAGAAACCAGTCAAGCGATTCATTCAAGACCGGAAATCGGCAATCAAGAGTTTTTTGCAAGTAAAACCTTAGTAAATTTATTGGAAGAGGCGGGTTTTGCAGTAGACACAGGAGTGGCTGGCCATGAAACTTCCTTTTACGCAGTAAAGGACAGTGGGGTGTCTGGTCCGACAGTTGCTTTCCTTGCAGAATATGATGCACTACCAGGTCTTGGCCATGCTTGCGGTCATAACATTATTGGAACAACTAGTGTTGCCGCAGGAATTGCACTTGCCGAAACACTGTCAGAAACAGGCGGCCGTGTCCTTGTTCTCGGAACACCGGCAGAAGAAGGCGGACCAAATGGAAGTGCTAAAGGCAGCTTTGTGAAACATGGCTATTTAAAGGATGTCGATGTTGCCTTAATGCTCCATCCTGCTGGGAAAACTTCCTTGACGAGTGAAACACTTGCTGTTGATCCTCTAGATTTTCATTTTTACGGAAAAGCCGCACATGCTGCAGGCTCACCTGAAAAAGGCATTAATGCGCTTGATGCTGTCATCCAGTTATTCACCGGCATTAACGCATTAAGGCAGCAGCTAACTTCTGATGTGCGGATACATGGAATTATTACACATGGCGGCGATGCTCCTAATATTATTCCTGAATATGCATCTGCACGCTTCTTTATCCGCGCTGAATCGTGGAAAAAAACGGAAGAGGTTGCCGTGAAAGTTCGTGCCATTGCAGATGGCGCTGCATTAGCAACAGGTGCGACTGTAAAAGTGGAAAGATTCCAAAATGAGGTAAAGGATTTTGTCATTAATTCTGTATTAGATGATATTCTTAAAACGGAGCTAGAAGCGGTTGGCGAAGTTGTTTCTGTGGAAAAATCAACAGGCAAAGGTTCAACCGATGCTGGAAACATCAGTTATGAAGTTCCGACTGCTCACGGACATATTAAAATAGGGCCAGATGATTTGATTGCACACACAAATGAATTCAGAGAAGCGGCTCGTTCTAGTATTGGCAATGAAGCCATTACTAAAGGAGCAAAGGCACTTGCTGCAACAGGTTATCGTTTGCTGAAGGACTCTGTGCTGCTTCATCAAGTCAATAAAGCTTTTAACACAGCAAAACAAGCGAAAAATTAA
- a CDS encoding MetQ/NlpA family ABC transporter substrate-binding protein, which produces MKKLVKLFVVLLAVWALAACGNESASGDSKTVKVKIGVTGTDGEVWPLVKEKAEKEGIEIELVEFSDYTLPNQALANKEIDINSFQHIAFLSQFAKENNADLVPIGATVIAPMGIYSEKIKDVSELKKGDKIAIPDDPSNQARALKLLESAGLIKLSDDFGLFGDPTKIVENPKDLDIYPVVAQQTPRVLPDVAASVINNGVAGQAGFDPVKDPIYLENADDESVLPYVNVFAARAEDADNETFQRIVEIYHEEDVIKAVEADTNGGSIVVDTPKEDLVKQFKGL; this is translated from the coding sequence ATGAAAAAATTAGTGAAACTTTTTGTTGTATTACTTGCTGTGTGGGCACTTGCAGCATGCGGAAATGAGTCAGCTTCAGGAGATTCGAAAACAGTAAAAGTAAAAATCGGGGTAACAGGCACAGATGGTGAGGTATGGCCGTTAGTTAAAGAAAAGGCGGAAAAAGAAGGGATAGAAATAGAACTAGTTGAGTTCTCAGATTATACGCTTCCGAACCAGGCGCTTGCTAACAAGGAAATTGATATCAACTCATTTCAGCATATTGCTTTCTTAAGCCAGTTCGCAAAAGAAAATAATGCTGATTTAGTACCGATTGGTGCTACAGTCATCGCTCCAATGGGAATTTACTCTGAAAAAATTAAAGATGTTAGTGAACTAAAAAAAGGTGATAAGATTGCGATCCCTGATGATCCATCAAATCAGGCTCGTGCATTAAAGCTGCTTGAATCTGCAGGATTAATCAAACTTTCAGATGACTTTGGACTGTTTGGTGATCCAACTAAAATTGTGGAAAATCCGAAAGACCTTGATATTTACCCAGTTGTGGCACAACAGACTCCACGTGTCTTACCAGATGTGGCAGCATCTGTAATTAATAACGGTGTAGCTGGCCAGGCTGGATTCGATCCGGTCAAGGATCCAATTTATTTAGAAAATGCGGATGACGAAAGTGTTCTTCCATATGTAAATGTGTTTGCAGCACGTGCAGAAGATGCTGATAATGAAACATTCCAGCGCATAGTCGAGATTTATCATGAAGAAGACGTGATAAAAGCGGTCGAAGCAGATACAAACGGCGGCTCCATTGTAGTCGACACACCGAAAGAAGACTTAGTGAAACAATTTAAAGGATTGTAG
- a CDS encoding methionine ABC transporter permease codes for MKVDWTTFWPRIVDSTGETILMVIMTLIFGSILGILIGLLLFVTRKGNILENKLVFQLLNILINIIRPIPFIIFLVAISPLTRTIVGTTIGTWAAIFPMTIAAAFGIARVVENNLISIDPGVIEAAKAMGASPLQIIFTVLIPEALGPLILGLTFVTISLIDFSAMAGTVGGGGLGYVAMTYGYQRFDGSVMLVTVIILILLVQVAQWIGNTLSRKIMRR; via the coding sequence ATGAAGGTCGATTGGACGACGTTTTGGCCACGAATTGTAGATTCGACAGGCGAAACCATTCTAATGGTCATTATGACTTTGATTTTTGGTTCAATTCTGGGTATTTTGATAGGTTTACTTTTATTTGTAACAAGAAAAGGAAATATTCTTGAAAATAAGCTTGTATTTCAGTTGCTGAATATACTCATTAACATTATCAGACCGATACCTTTCATTATTTTCCTAGTAGCAATAAGCCCGCTCACTCGGACAATAGTAGGAACAACAATCGGTACATGGGCAGCAATTTTCCCGATGACGATTGCCGCTGCATTCGGTATAGCTAGGGTAGTTGAAAACAATCTTATCAGCATTGATCCTGGTGTCATTGAGGCAGCGAAGGCAATGGGTGCAAGCCCGCTGCAAATCATCTTCACTGTGTTAATACCAGAAGCGTTAGGACCGCTGATTCTCGGTTTAACCTTTGTGACCATCAGTTTAATAGATTTTTCCGCTATGGCAGGAACTGTTGGCGGCGGGGGATTAGGATATGTTGCCATGACGTACGGCTATCAGAGATTTGATGGCAGTGTCATGCTGGTAACAGTTATCATCCTGATTTTGCTCGTTCAGGTTGCACAATGGATTGGAAATACATTATCTAGAAAAATTATGCGCAGATAA